One segment of Cohaesibacter intestini DNA contains the following:
- a CDS encoding ABC transporter ATP-binding protein, which translates to MIKLQNVSKYYATPAGRHYVLNDVSFTIPDDAHLGVLGPNGAGKSTLMRLLAGVDSPNQGQIIRTGSISWPMGIANSMQGSLTGKENARFACRIQGTPRHKIDPIIENIREFAEIGKYFDMPVRTYSSGMRARLNFGIAMAFSFDCYIIDELTAVGDKNFRQKSARVFQEKRKTASFIKVSHNLDELKAECNMGLVLHEGKATLYGSIQEAMEIYKQNTEKA; encoded by the coding sequence ATGATCAAACTGCAAAATGTCTCGAAATACTATGCCACGCCAGCCGGACGTCACTATGTGCTCAATGACGTGTCCTTCACCATCCCGGATGACGCACATCTCGGGGTTTTGGGGCCCAATGGCGCGGGCAAGTCGACCTTGATGCGGCTGTTGGCAGGCGTGGATTCACCCAATCAGGGCCAGATCATTCGCACAGGGTCCATCTCCTGGCCGATGGGCATCGCCAATTCGATGCAAGGCTCATTGACCGGCAAGGAAAATGCCCGCTTTGCCTGTCGGATTCAAGGCACGCCAAGGCATAAGATTGACCCGATCATCGAAAATATCAGAGAGTTTGCGGAGATCGGCAAATATTTCGACATGCCGGTCAGAACCTATTCGTCAGGTATGCGTGCCCGATTGAATTTCGGCATTGCCATGGCCTTCAGCTTCGACTGCTACATCATCGACGAGTTGACAGCGGTGGGCGACAAGAATTTTCGCCAGAAGAGCGCAAGAGTGTTTCAGGAAAAACGCAAAACGGCCTCTTTCATCAAGGTCTCGCATAATCTTGATGAATTAAAGGCTGAATGCAATATGGGTCTGGTGCTCCATGAGGGCAAGGCAACCTTGTATGGCAGCATTCAGGAGGCAATGGAGATTTATAAACAAAACACGGAGAAGGCCTGA
- a CDS encoding ABC transporter permease, with protein MSEVQTSSTSESWAQFKTGAYRQKSAIWALVFKEFRLKLGQSRIGLFWALVEPIFSMMTIASIWHVNGVHTMQGTDVYLFIGSGFIVFITVRQGISYIPQAIDANKALMNYPQVKPIDTLLARFIQGMWFHALASVLMLVGLWWFIDAVPTFPDPLLSLTAIFVAMLLAMGISLPLAVFGTINNNVLKFIGIVSQPLMILSGVMFSIADLPATARSILQWNPIVHLVAAFRHGSFGSKLFPEYNLLYPIMFGAICLGFGYALYYIYRFRLIQQ; from the coding sequence ATGTCGGAAGTTCAGACAAGCTCAACTTCGGAAAGCTGGGCGCAATTCAAAACCGGAGCCTATCGTCAGAAATCCGCAATCTGGGCACTGGTCTTTAAAGAGTTCCGGCTCAAACTGGGACAAAGCCGGATCGGCCTGTTCTGGGCTTTGGTCGAACCCATTTTTAGCATGATGACGATTGCTTCGATTTGGCATGTCAACGGCGTGCATACCATGCAGGGCACAGATGTGTATCTGTTCATCGGCAGCGGTTTCATCGTCTTCATCACCGTGCGTCAGGGAATCAGCTATATTCCACAGGCGATTGACGCCAACAAGGCCCTGATGAACTATCCTCAGGTGAAACCGATCGATACCCTGCTTGCCCGATTCATTCAGGGTATGTGGTTTCATGCGCTAGCCAGTGTGTTGATGCTGGTCGGCCTATGGTGGTTTATCGATGCCGTGCCGACCTTCCCGGATCCACTGCTTTCCCTGACCGCCATTTTTGTCGCCATGCTGCTCGCCATGGGCATTTCCTTGCCGTTGGCGGTCTTTGGCACGATCAACAACAATGTGCTGAAATTCATCGGGATCGTTTCTCAGCCACTTATGATCCTTTCCGGTGTGATGTTCTCAATCGCGGATCTACCGGCAACGGCCCGCAGCATTCTGCAATGGAATCCAATCGTGCATCTGGTGGCGGCCTTCCGACACGGCTCGTTCGGCAGCAAGCTTTTTCCGGAATATAACCTGCTCTATCCAATCATGTTCGGGGCGATATGCCTTGGTTTTGGATATGCACTTTATTACATCTACCGATTCAGATTGATTCAACAATGA
- a CDS encoding class I SAM-dependent methyltransferase: MHNDPAFDHFEHLCMGDDGSSFPANFDPDLYRSKYKDLTQFPPKALKTHYFKHGINEGRVPGEIWTRDAFIDLVDPDSAILEIGPFLNPMLRRPDWNVDYFEVLDRDDLVERAKRLMAQNAVNVEKYTENLKKVPDIQWVDAHGDISTIPQKYDHAFSCHCIEHQVDIIKHLNDVYDLLNPNGCYFMVVPDGRFSFDHFCLPSRGIDMVGAHLEKRKLQSPSKVLEHRMEITHNDPVLHWRGEHGVPHRRNPEKMGDPAFAKRILKEAESANRHYVDVHNWILSPHVFWDCFEFMRACGLVKFELRRIYFTVRNKMEFYVILQKPE, encoded by the coding sequence ATGCATAACGATCCTGCCTTTGATCACTTCGAGCATCTTTGCATGGGTGACGATGGAAGCAGCTTTCCGGCGAATTTTGATCCCGACCTGTATCGCTCGAAATACAAGGATCTGACCCAGTTCCCCCCGAAGGCGTTGAAGACCCATTATTTCAAACATGGCATCAATGAAGGCAGGGTGCCCGGTGAAATCTGGACCCGTGACGCGTTTATTGATCTGGTGGATCCGGATTCAGCCATTTTGGAGATTGGTCCCTTCCTCAACCCGATGTTGCGGCGACCCGACTGGAATGTCGACTATTTCGAAGTGCTCGATAGAGACGATCTGGTAGAACGCGCCAAGAGATTGATGGCTCAAAACGCGGTGAATGTCGAGAAATACACGGAAAACCTGAAAAAGGTCCCAGACATTCAATGGGTTGATGCCCATGGAGACATCAGCACCATTCCGCAGAAATATGACCATGCCTTCAGCTGCCACTGCATTGAGCATCAGGTGGATATTATCAAGCATCTGAACGATGTCTATGACTTGCTCAACCCAAATGGCTGCTACTTCATGGTCGTGCCAGACGGACGCTTTTCCTTCGACCATTTTTGCCTGCCATCGCGCGGCATTGACATGGTGGGAGCGCATCTGGAAAAGCGCAAGCTGCAATCCCCGTCAAAAGTGCTCGAACACCGGATGGAGATCACCCACAATGATCCGGTCCTGCATTGGCGTGGCGAACATGGGGTTCCCCACCGCCGGAATCCCGAAAAAATGGGCGATCCAGCCTTCGCCAAACGCATTTTGAAAGAAGCCGAAAGCGCCAATCGCCATTATGTCGATGTTCATAACTGGATCTTGTCACCGCATGTCTTTTGGGATTGCTTCGAATTCATGCGCGCATGCGGTCTGGTGAAATTTGAACTGCGCCGGATTTACTTTACCGTCCGCAACAAGATGGAGTTTTATGTCATTCTGCAGAAGCCAGAATGA
- a CDS encoding beta strand repeat-containing protein — protein MPVLTHEELVNRFNLSDDNVLELSRPHGVETITIGDRVFVYITGNSDDGLNVFELEHGGALTSIQTLADDSTLGLNGASQLISTQIGGNTYLYVNGDYDDAITVFQVQPSGQLTHVETIASNYELDGTEGPMTIATAGGQQFLITTGSYDDGVSVFRIETDGTLTNTASYDDSSNTAFGLNGAYAVENVTIGTTSYLYVTGLDDSAVTAFKLNANGTLTHIETVFDTSSINLSRPGDIVTATIAGSNYLFVSGYYDDGISVFEVANDGSLTNVFNLQDTAALGLGGAWGLSTFTIGTKTYLGVSGIDDDAISYFEVGADGSLSEQDTVFDDATMELDGSVFHSVVEMGGRTYLINSGSNDSGVSVFELNVSADPINGTAYDDVLVGTELSDTINGHEGNDILIGMEHGDKLFGGTGNDVLQGGGGNDSLVGGEGNDVLQGGDGSDILVGDASDTQTGSDTTIVPSTQQKLSLSVTLPDSSDSGSIDISGFISRNPIQSTDFNIVYVVDISSSMGNSFSGDETVADLNGDGYANRLLDGTISAFEAVNQSIIDAGLGGSDLSIVAFNSSANTIYTGTVNGGVSSTLRSLRDSGGTNFGNALTEAINALTNMGPGVNRVYFMSDGQASGNTTTQTAQLLDPNGLNAEIRAIGLGTGANLDQLDLLDDGIDNDSSELALTPSELTASLSGSAVQTSEISRMEVYVNGSLARTYQPNEFTTTPLGLQYDISLTGLSTTANDEITVKLIASDPASTSVEVSLDLKNTAITPGNDVLLGGAGNDKLSGNGGNDRLLGDDGQDALYGGDGNDSLYGGKDDDILEGGTGNDLLEGGWGSDTLNGGAGQDVVSYSSSISRVVVDINLQTAAGGDSRGDTLISIEGAHGSYYNDILYGDAGSNVLHGLAGNDVLSGREGADLMVGGDGNDVFYVENAGDMVRENPNEGLDRVFSFVSYSLREQSQYIEYLNLLGPGDLRGTGNGQNNIITGNSGNNVLNGAFGDDTLIGGLGNDIFNDDIGADRMIGGGGNDVYYVDDAGDQIEEVSGGGTDLVMSYISLALRDKSQYVENLQLLGTGNLSGTGNGLANSITGNGGNNILNGAFGDDVLFGGLGNDIFKDDTGADRMVGGGGNDVYYVDDAGDRVEESAGGGTDLVYSYIDFALRDHSQYLENLQLLGTGNTRGTGNGLDNSITGNSGNNVLNGAAGNDTLRGGAGNDIFLDNSGADRMIGGVGNDVYYVDDAGDTIEEVAGAGIDMVYSYLSIALRDKSQYVENLQLLGSGNLIGTGNGLANTIMGNSGNNILNGAFGDDILRGGSGNDSFLDDSGNDTFYGGDGADTFIFLNTGESDVIADFENGIDHIRIGGLGVTSFADISHSQQGANTELTFGGATVTLLNFSDSLISADDFQFV, from the coding sequence ATGCCTGTCTTGACCCACGAAGAACTCGTCAATCGTTTCAATTTGTCAGACGACAACGTCCTTGAACTCAGTCGTCCGCACGGCGTGGAGACGATCACCATTGGTGACCGCGTCTTTGTCTATATTACCGGAAATTCCGATGACGGCTTGAATGTGTTTGAGCTGGAACATGGCGGCGCCCTGACAAGCATTCAGACGCTCGCAGATGATTCCACGCTGGGTCTTAATGGCGCATCGCAGCTCATATCGACACAGATCGGAGGCAACACCTACCTTTATGTGAATGGCGATTATGATGACGCGATCACGGTGTTTCAGGTGCAACCTTCAGGTCAATTGACCCATGTCGAGACAATTGCCAGCAATTATGAACTGGATGGGACAGAAGGTCCAATGACCATTGCTACGGCTGGTGGTCAACAATTTCTGATCACGACGGGCTCGTATGATGATGGGGTTAGTGTTTTTCGCATTGAGACGGATGGCACCCTGACCAACACTGCCAGTTACGACGATTCCAGCAACACGGCCTTCGGTTTGAACGGTGCTTACGCCGTGGAAAATGTCACCATTGGCACAACGAGCTATCTTTATGTGACAGGGTTGGATGACTCTGCGGTCACGGCCTTCAAGCTGAATGCGAACGGGACCCTGACCCACATTGAAACCGTGTTCGACACATCCAGCATCAATCTCTCCAGACCGGGAGATATTGTCACAGCGACCATCGCAGGCTCAAACTATCTCTTTGTTTCAGGCTATTATGACGATGGCATCAGCGTGTTTGAGGTTGCCAATGACGGCAGCTTGACCAATGTCTTCAATCTTCAGGACACGGCTGCATTGGGCCTCGGTGGAGCATGGGGCTTGTCCACCTTCACCATTGGCACGAAAACCTATCTCGGGGTTTCTGGTATCGATGATGACGCCATTTCCTATTTTGAAGTCGGTGCTGACGGATCGCTGAGCGAACAGGACACTGTGTTTGACGATGCAACGATGGAATTGGACGGATCCGTCTTCCATTCGGTCGTTGAAATGGGTGGTCGCACCTATCTTATCAATTCAGGCAGTAACGATAGCGGTGTGTCGGTGTTCGAGCTCAATGTCAGTGCGGACCCGATCAATGGCACGGCTTATGATGATGTCCTGGTTGGAACGGAACTTTCCGATACCATCAACGGTCATGAAGGCAATGACATCCTCATCGGGATGGAACATGGTGACAAGCTCTTTGGTGGCACTGGGAATGATGTCCTTCAGGGCGGCGGTGGAAATGACTCTCTGGTCGGCGGTGAAGGCAACGATGTCCTGCAAGGTGGAGATGGCAGTGATATTCTCGTCGGTGATGCGTCTGATACCCAGACAGGCAGCGACACGACGATCGTCCCGAGCACCCAGCAAAAGCTGTCACTCTCGGTTACCTTGCCGGATTCTTCCGATTCTGGTTCGATCGATATCAGCGGCTTCATCAGCCGCAACCCAATCCAATCCACTGATTTCAACATCGTCTATGTTGTCGATATTTCGAGTTCAATGGGCAATTCTTTTTCCGGTGACGAAACCGTTGCCGACCTGAATGGTGACGGCTATGCAAACAGGTTGCTGGATGGCACGATTTCTGCGTTTGAGGCGGTCAATCAATCGATCATTGATGCTGGTCTTGGCGGCTCGGATCTTTCCATTGTCGCCTTCAACTCTTCCGCGAACACCATATATACCGGCACCGTGAATGGTGGTGTTTCATCGACACTCCGCTCCCTACGCGATTCAGGTGGAACGAATTTTGGCAATGCCCTGACTGAAGCGATTAACGCCCTGACGAATATGGGGCCCGGTGTCAATCGGGTCTACTTCATGTCAGATGGTCAAGCCAGTGGAAATACCACCACTCAAACAGCACAATTGCTTGATCCCAATGGCTTGAATGCCGAAATTCGGGCCATTGGCCTTGGTACCGGTGCCAACCTCGATCAACTGGATCTTCTCGACGATGGGATCGACAACGATTCTTCCGAGCTTGCGCTTACCCCTTCCGAACTGACTGCGAGCCTGTCCGGATCGGCGGTCCAGACCAGCGAAATCAGCCGGATGGAAGTCTATGTCAACGGCTCGTTGGCGCGGACCTATCAGCCGAATGAATTCACCACGACGCCCCTTGGTTTGCAGTATGACATTTCGCTCACCGGCCTTTCCACCACGGCAAATGACGAAATCACCGTCAAGCTGATTGCCTCCGATCCTGCGAGTACTTCCGTTGAAGTGTCACTCGATCTGAAAAACACCGCAATCACACCCGGCAATGATGTGCTGCTGGGGGGAGCCGGCAATGACAAATTGTCGGGCAATGGCGGCAATGATCGCCTGCTGGGCGACGACGGGCAGGATGCCCTTTATGGTGGCGACGGCAATGACAGTCTCTATGGTGGCAAAGACGACGATATTCTCGAAGGCGGCACCGGCAATGACCTCCTTGAAGGCGGCTGGGGTTCAGACACACTGAATGGTGGTGCAGGTCAGGATGTTGTCAGCTACTCAAGCTCCATCTCGCGGGTGGTCGTTGATATCAATCTGCAAACGGCCGCAGGTGGTGACTCACGAGGCGACACACTGATCTCCATCGAAGGGGCGCATGGCAGCTATTATAACGACATTCTTTATGGAGATGCCGGAAGCAATGTTCTGCATGGATTGGCTGGCAACGATGTCTTGAGCGGCCGGGAAGGTGCTGACCTGATGGTCGGTGGTGACGGGAATGATGTCTTTTATGTCGAAAATGCCGGGGACATGGTGCGCGAGAATCCCAATGAAGGCCTGGACCGGGTGTTCAGCTTTGTCTCCTACTCCCTGCGGGAACAATCGCAATATATCGAGTATCTCAATCTATTGGGACCCGGTGACCTCAGAGGCACAGGCAACGGGCAGAATAACATCATCACCGGCAATTCGGGCAACAATGTCCTCAATGGAGCCTTTGGCGATGACACGCTGATCGGTGGTCTTGGCAATGATATCTTCAATGACGATATCGGCGCGGATCGCATGATCGGTGGCGGTGGCAATGACGTCTATTATGTCGACGATGCGGGAGACCAGATCGAGGAAGTGTCCGGCGGTGGAACCGATCTTGTGATGAGCTATATCTCCCTGGCCCTGCGCGACAAATCCCAGTATGTGGAAAATCTTCAACTACTGGGAACCGGCAACCTGTCGGGCACGGGCAATGGTCTGGCCAACTCGATCACGGGCAACGGCGGCAACAATATCCTGAATGGTGCCTTTGGTGACGATGTGCTGTTTGGCGGCCTTGGCAATGACATTTTCAAGGATGATACCGGTGCGGATCGCATGGTCGGCGGCGGCGGCAATGACGTCTATTATGTCGATGATGCTGGCGACCGGGTCGAAGAAAGTGCCGGTGGAGGCACCGACCTTGTCTATAGCTATATCGACTTTGCCTTGCGGGACCATTCGCAATATCTGGAAAATCTCCAACTGCTGGGAACAGGAAACACCAGGGGCACGGGGAACGGGCTGGACAACTCCATCACCGGCAATAGCGGCAACAATGTACTCAACGGTGCCGCAGGCAATGACACCTTGCGCGGCGGTGCGGGCAATGACATTTTCCTCGACAATTCGGGCGCTGACCGGATGATTGGCGGGGTGGGCAACGATGTTTACTATGTCGATGATGCGGGTGACACAATCGAAGAAGTTGCCGGAGCCGGCATTGACATGGTCTATAGTTACCTCTCGATCGCCCTCAGGGACAAATCCCAATATGTTGAAAATCTTCAATTGTTGGGCAGCGGTAATCTGATCGGCACCGGCAACGGTCTTGCCAATACCATTATGGGCAACAGCGGCAACAATATCCTCAATGGTGCTTTTGGCGACGATATTCTGCGGGGGGGATCTGGCAATGATTCCTTCCTTGATGACAGTGGCAATGACACCTTCTATGGCGGCGATGGGGCCGACACCTTCATCTTCCTCAATACAGGTGAGAGCGACGTGATCGCGGATTTTGAAAATGGCATTGACCATATCCGGATCGGCGGTCTCGGGGTTACATCCTTTGCGGACATTAGCCACTCTCAACAGGGAGCCAACACAGAATTGACCTTTGGTGGAGCGACCGTAACCTTGCTCAATTTCAGTGACTCTTTGATCTCGGCCGATGACTTCCAATTTGTGTAA
- a CDS encoding beta strand repeat-containing protein: protein MPTGYITQFTEADYSILFDNELREARLISGDATTGTLQRPGSSIHIVATGSGATYDNTPTYDSGEHLTSGTINQFDFYQGTTLIMSVSGLSLSAVDFDNALYAWQANGNPDPFKTEFDVYAIDYDGTNLPTGAEGGGYGSDNADTFTFGAGDYYVTLGAGNDVIYAGTTSVFTQLSYANADTGNGIIANWLTGTINDPYGNTDTFTGRVDSLRGTNEADQFIGDDQDNQIRGLGGNDTFNAGDGVDEIRYDRDATYGGLGGVNVNLATGTATDGFGDTDTFTSVERVRGTDMDDILIGNDDDNRLRGLGGDDTLSGAGGNDLLEGGDGNDVLDGGAGDDILSLGDGDEGGILGSIGNDTINIDGTNDVFFDYERLNASITFQIGSSTATVNKGANGTDTVSGLDGIDYENGGYNFEGGSAGDSFVINGAVDQFGIVSGRQGDDSFSNIGAGAVRVDYREDGDDTHSGITYTSNNGSKISGTVTGAGTGTDTLSNIDQIRGTDYNDVFNGGDGDEIFILRGGNDTVNGGGGMDLVRFDRNGMGGVEVDLSVGVAVGTFNGNAFSHTLTNVERINGSRDQIDRIFGSDADEGFAGRGGNDVLVGRGGDDELYGEDGNDLLNGNDGDDHLEGGNGADTLNGGAGNDYLDGGAGNDTLNLGTGDEGYVQGSTGNDIINIQGTIDSKFDYGWLDLATNFQIGAATATVDKGTGGTDTVNGLDRINYEDGGYNFEGTSMGDSFVINGAADQYGSIKTNGGNDTITNSGAGFVRADYHGGFEDGVYPLFSSITYTSNNGAKVSGTVTGSFTGTDTLTNIDEIRGTDLNDTFNGGDGDERFILRGGNDVVNGGGGTDMVRFDRSGIGAVDVDLEAGTATGMHNGNAFSHTLSNIEIIRGSRADNDRIFGSNANETFYGRGGNDVLNGREGDDDLNGEDGNDIMNGGEGADRMAGGRGNDVYYVDNAGDTIVENTSEGMDHVFSFISLALRDKSQNLENLSLLGTGDTSGTGNGLSNTITGNSGNNVLNGAFGDDVLIGGLGNDIFLDDTGADRMVGGGGNDVYYVDDAGDVIEEYAGGGTDMVFSYISLALRDQSQYLENLQLLGTGNTSGTGNGLANTITGNSGNNILNGAFGDDVLFGGLGNDIFKDDIGADRMVGGGGNDVYYVDDAGDRVEENDGGGTDLVYSYIDFALRDHSQYLENLQLLGTGNTRGTGNGLVNNITGNSGNNVLNGGGGDDTLRGGAGNDIFLDNAGADHMIGGVGNDVYYVDNLGDTIEEYAGGGIDRVFSYTSYALRDNSQYLENLNLLGNQNTSGTGNGLSNTIVGNSANNILNGAFGNDVLIGGAGDDAFLDDSGDDRFTGGVGNDVFIFRNAGEHDVITDFENGVDVIRIGGLGVTTFADITHSQQGADTLLSFGGTEVTLLDFDDSLISADDFQFV, encoded by the coding sequence ATGCCAACCGGCTATATTACCCAGTTCACAGAAGCAGATTATTCCATTCTCTTCGACAACGAGCTTCGCGAAGCACGGCTTATCTCCGGCGACGCGACAACAGGCACCCTTCAACGCCCGGGTTCCAGCATCCATATTGTTGCCACCGGATCCGGCGCGACCTACGACAACACACCGACATACGATTCAGGCGAACACCTGACAAGCGGCACCATCAATCAGTTCGACTTTTACCAAGGCACCACCCTCATTATGAGCGTGTCGGGTCTTTCTCTTTCTGCTGTTGACTTCGACAATGCGCTTTATGCATGGCAGGCCAATGGCAATCCCGATCCGTTCAAGACCGAGTTTGACGTCTATGCAATTGATTATGATGGCACGAACTTGCCAACCGGAGCAGAAGGGGGCGGCTATGGGTCCGATAATGCGGACACCTTCACCTTTGGCGCCGGTGATTATTATGTGACACTGGGCGCAGGCAATGATGTGATCTATGCCGGGACAACGTCTGTTTTCACGCAGCTCAGCTACGCTAACGCGGATACGGGCAATGGCATCATCGCCAACTGGCTGACGGGCACGATCAATGATCCCTATGGCAATACGGACACCTTTACCGGTCGGGTCGATAGCCTGCGCGGCACAAATGAAGCCGACCAGTTTATTGGTGATGATCAAGACAACCAGATTCGTGGTCTGGGTGGCAATGACACCTTCAATGCTGGCGACGGCGTGGATGAGATCCGCTATGATCGCGACGCCACTTATGGTGGTCTAGGCGGGGTCAACGTCAATCTGGCGACAGGCACGGCCACCGACGGCTTCGGTGACACCGATACCTTTACCAGCGTCGAGCGCGTGCGCGGCACTGATATGGATGACATCCTGATCGGCAATGACGATGACAATCGGCTCCGAGGTCTCGGTGGGGATGACACGCTTTCCGGTGCCGGTGGCAATGACCTGCTTGAAGGGGGCGACGGGAATGACGTTCTCGATGGGGGTGCCGGTGACGATATCCTCAGTCTCGGTGATGGTGACGAAGGTGGCATCCTGGGCAGCATCGGCAATGACACCATCAATATTGATGGCACGAACGACGTATTCTTTGATTATGAACGACTGAATGCCTCGATCACTTTCCAGATCGGCTCCAGCACCGCCACCGTCAACAAGGGTGCCAACGGCACTGACACTGTCAGTGGCCTTGACGGTATCGATTATGAAAATGGTGGATATAACTTTGAGGGCGGGTCTGCTGGTGACAGCTTTGTCATCAATGGCGCGGTCGACCAGTTTGGCATAGTCAGTGGTCGTCAGGGCGATGACAGCTTTAGCAATATTGGTGCAGGTGCCGTTCGGGTTGACTATCGCGAAGATGGCGATGACACCCATTCGGGCATTACCTATACCAGCAACAATGGCTCCAAAATCAGTGGCACAGTCACCGGGGCAGGAACCGGGACGGATACGCTCTCCAATATCGATCAAATTCGCGGCACTGATTATAACGACGTCTTCAATGGCGGCGATGGTGATGAAATCTTCATTCTGCGTGGTGGCAACGACACTGTTAATGGCGGCGGCGGCATGGACTTGGTCCGTTTTGACCGCAACGGCATGGGTGGTGTCGAAGTGGATCTGAGTGTTGGCGTCGCCGTTGGTACTTTCAATGGCAACGCCTTCTCTCATACCCTGACGAATGTGGAACGCATCAACGGCTCCAGAGACCAAATAGACCGTATTTTCGGATCCGATGCCGATGAGGGTTTCGCTGGACGCGGCGGCAATGATGTGTTGGTTGGCCGCGGAGGTGATGATGAGCTTTATGGCGAAGATGGCAACGATTTGCTGAATGGCAATGACGGCGACGACCATTTGGAGGGCGGCAACGGCGCCGACACCCTGAATGGCGGTGCAGGCAATGACTATCTTGACGGGGGTGCCGGCAACGATACGCTAAATCTCGGCACAGGCGATGAAGGCTATGTTCAGGGCAGCACCGGCAACGACATCATCAATATTCAGGGTACGATCGACTCCAAATTCGATTATGGCTGGCTTGATTTGGCCACAAATTTCCAGATTGGTGCGGCCACAGCAACTGTTGACAAAGGAACTGGTGGTACCGACACGGTGAATGGTCTGGACAGGATCAACTATGAGGATGGTGGCTATAACTTTGAAGGAACATCTATGGGTGATAGCTTCGTCATCAATGGCGCAGCTGATCAGTATGGATCGATCAAAACCAATGGCGGAAATGATACCATCACCAATTCAGGAGCCGGGTTCGTTCGGGCCGATTATCACGGCGGCTTCGAAGACGGAGTTTATCCGCTTTTCAGCAGTATCACCTATACCAGCAACAACGGTGCCAAGGTAAGTGGTACGGTGACCGGCTCCTTCACCGGCACAGACACCCTGACCAATATCGACGAGATTCGCGGTACCGATCTGAACGATACTTTCAACGGCGGGGATGGGGATGAACGATTCATTCTGCGCGGAGGCAATGACGTTGTAAATGGCGGTGGCGGTACCGATATGGTTCGCTTTGATCGCAGCGGCATTGGGGCGGTCGATGTCGACCTTGAAGCCGGGACAGCGACTGGCATGCATAATGGCAACGCCTTCTCCCACACCTTGAGCAACATCGAAATCATTCGCGGGTCACGAGCTGACAATGACCGGATCTTTGGATCGAATGCGAACGAAACCTTTTACGGTCGCGGCGGCAATGATGTGCTGAATGGCCGAGAAGGTGATGATGACCTGAATGGTGAAGATGGCAATGACATCATGAATGGTGGTGAAGGCGCCGACCGGATGGCAGGGGGCCGCGGCAACGATGTCTATTATGTCGACAATGCTGGTGACACCATCGTTGAGAATACCAGCGAAGGTATGGATCATGTCTTCAGCTTCATTTCCCTTGCCCTTCGCGACAAGTCACAGAATCTCGAAAATCTGAGTTTGTTGGGAACAGGTGACACGTCCGGTACCGGCAATGGCCTGTCCAACACCATCACCGGCAACTCGGGCAACAATGTTCTCAATGGAGCCTTCGGTGATGATGTTCTGATTGGCGGTCTCGGCAATGACATTTTCCTTGACGACACCGGTGCGGACCGAATGGTCGGCGGCGGCGGCAACGATGTTTATTATGTCGACGATGCCGGAGACGTCATTGAAGAATATGCCGGAGGCGGAACCGACATGGTCTTCAGCTACATCTCCCTCGCCTTGCGGGATCAATCGCAATATCTTGAAAATCTCCAGCTACTTGGAACCGGGAACACGTCAGGAACAGGCAACGGTCTTGCCAACACCATCACCGGTAACAGCGGCAACAACATCCTGAATGGTGCCTTTGGTGACGACGTGCTGTTTGGCGGTCTTGGCAATGACATCTTCAAGGATGACATCGGCGCCGATCGCATGGTCGGCGGTGGCGGCAACGACGTCTATTATGTCGACGATGCCGGAGACCGCGTCGAAGAGAATGATGGCGGCGGAACCGACCTCGTTTACAGCTATATCGACTTTGCCTTGCGGGACCATTCTCAGTATCTTGAAAATCTCCAGTTGCTGGGCACGGGAAATACCAGAGGCACCGGCAATGGCCTTGTCAATAACATCACAGGCAATAGCGGCAACAATGTTCTGAATGGCGGAGGTGGCGACGATACCCTTCGTGGTGGTGCGGGCAATGATATTTTCCTCGACAATGCAGGGGCTGATCATATGATTGGCGGGGTTGGGAACGATGTCTATTATGTCGACAATCTCGGAGACACAATCGAGGAATATGCCGGAGGCGGCATTGACCGGGTCTTCAGCTACACATCCTACGCTCTGCGAGACAATTCCCAGTATCTGGAAAATCTGAATCTCCTCGGCAACCAGAATACATCGGGAACCGGCAATGGTCTGTCCAACACCATTGTCGGCAACTCAGCCAACAATATTCTCAACGGTGCTTTCGGCAATGATGTGCTGATTGGCGGCGCGGGCGACGATGCTTTCCTTGATGATAGCGGTGATGACCGTTTCACTGGAGGCGTGGGCAATGATGTCTTCATCTTCCGCAATGCCGGTGAGCATGACGTTATCACGGACTTCGAGAATGGCGTTGATGTCATCCGGATTGGCGGGCTTGGTGTGACCACGTTTGCGGATATCACCCATTCTCAGCAGGGAGCGGATACATTGCTGAGCTTTGGTGGAACTGAAGTTACCTTGCTGGATTTTGACGATAGCCTGATTTCGGCAGACGATTTCCAGTTCGTCTAA